The proteins below come from a single Molothrus ater isolate BHLD 08-10-18 breed brown headed cowbird chromosome 3, BPBGC_Mater_1.1, whole genome shotgun sequence genomic window:
- the IAH1 gene encoding isoamyl acetate-hydrolyzing esterase 1 homolog isoform X2, translated as MALAEAGARGRLLRWPRVLLFGDSITEYSFQENGWGAYLAERLVRKCDVVNRGISGYNTRWAKLILPRLITESTGADSIAAVTIFFGANDSALKELNPKQHVPLEEYAANLKSMVQYLKSVDITADKIILITPPPLQESAWEKACLAKGDKLNRCNATTGQYAQACVQVAKECGTDMLDLWSLMQKNQDFSSYLSDGLHLSAKGNSFVAAQLWSRLEHKLSALPSLLPYWRDVDHTNPEASLL; from the exons ATGGCGCTGGCAGAGGCGGGAGCCCGCGGGCGGCTCCTGCGCTGGCCCCGCGTCCTGCTCTTCGGAGACTCCATCACTGAG tACTCCTTCCAGGAAAATGGCTGGGGGGCATACCTTGCTGAGAGACTGGTCAG aaaatgtgatgtTGTGAACCGTGGGATCTCGGGGTACAACACCAGATGGGCTAAGTTGATTCTTCCTAGACTGATCACTGAAAGTACTGGTGCTGACAGTATTGCTGCAGTTACTATTTTCTTTGGAGCTAATGACAGTGCTTTGAAAG AGCTGAACCCCAAGCAGCACGTTCCTCTGGAGGAGTACGCTGCCAACCTGAAGAGCATGGTGCAGTACCTGAAGTCAGTAGACATTACTGCAGACAAGATTATTTTGATTACACCCCCACCTCTTCAGGAATCAGCTTGGGAAAAGGCATGTCTTGCCAAAG GTGACAAACTGAACCGCTGCAATGCCACCACAGGGCAGTACGCCCAGGCCTGTGTCCAGGTGGCCAAGGAGTGCGGCACGGACATGCTCGACCTCTGGAGCCTGATGCAGAAGAACCAG GATTTCTCTTCCTATTTGTCTGATGGTCTTCATTTATCAGCGAAAGGCAACAGCTTTGTAGCAGCTCAGCTTTGGTCACGCCTGGAACACAAACTGTCTGcccttccttctctgcttccttACTGGCGTGACGTGGACCACACGAACCCCGAGGCCAGTCTGCTGTGA
- the IAH1 gene encoding isoamyl acetate-hydrolyzing esterase 1 homolog isoform X1 has protein sequence MREAQRAARAACRDLYLPSRLLGHPCSSCLAPCSSCLARPGRTQLLIEYSFQENGWGAYLAERLVRKCDVVNRGISGYNTRWAKLILPRLITESTGADSIAAVTIFFGANDSALKELNPKQHVPLEEYAANLKSMVQYLKSVDITADKIILITPPPLQESAWEKACLAKGDKLNRCNATTGQYAQACVQVAKECGTDMLDLWSLMQKNQDFSSYLSDGLHLSAKGNSFVAAQLWSRLEHKLSALPSLLPYWRDVDHTNPEASLL, from the exons ATGCGGGAGGCCCAGCGTGCTGCCcgagctgcctgcagggacctgTACCTGCCCTCCCGGCTCCTGGGGCATCCCTGCTCCTCGTGTCTAGCTCCCTGCTCCTCGTGTCTAGCTCGCCCAGGCCGGACACAGCTCCTCATTGAG tACTCCTTCCAGGAAAATGGCTGGGGGGCATACCTTGCTGAGAGACTGGTCAG aaaatgtgatgtTGTGAACCGTGGGATCTCGGGGTACAACACCAGATGGGCTAAGTTGATTCTTCCTAGACTGATCACTGAAAGTACTGGTGCTGACAGTATTGCTGCAGTTACTATTTTCTTTGGAGCTAATGACAGTGCTTTGAAAG AGCTGAACCCCAAGCAGCACGTTCCTCTGGAGGAGTACGCTGCCAACCTGAAGAGCATGGTGCAGTACCTGAAGTCAGTAGACATTACTGCAGACAAGATTATTTTGATTACACCCCCACCTCTTCAGGAATCAGCTTGGGAAAAGGCATGTCTTGCCAAAG GTGACAAACTGAACCGCTGCAATGCCACCACAGGGCAGTACGCCCAGGCCTGTGTCCAGGTGGCCAAGGAGTGCGGCACGGACATGCTCGACCTCTGGAGCCTGATGCAGAAGAACCAG GATTTCTCTTCCTATTTGTCTGATGGTCTTCATTTATCAGCGAAAGGCAACAGCTTTGTAGCAGCTCAGCTTTGGTCACGCCTGGAACACAAACTGTCTGcccttccttctctgcttccttACTGGCGTGACGTGGACCACACGAACCCCGAGGCCAGTCTGCTGTGA
- the CPSF3 gene encoding cleavage and polyadenylation specificity factor subunit 3 isoform X1 — protein MAAKRKAEALIPAEESDQLLIRPLGAGQEVGRSCIILEFKGRKIMLDCGIHPGLEGMDALPYIDLIDPAEIDLLLISHFHLDHCGALPWFLQKTSFKGRTFMTHATKAIYRWLLSDYVKVSNISADDMLYTETDLEESMDKIETINFHEVKEVAGIKFWCYHAGHVLGAAMFMIEIAGVKLLYTGDFSRQEDRHLMAAEIPNIKPDILIIESTYGTHIHEKREEREARFCNTVHDIVNRGGRGLIPVFALGRAQELLLILDEYWQNHPELHDIPIYYASSLAKKCMAVYQTYVNAMNDKIRKQININNPFVFKHISNLKSMDHFDDIGPSVVMASPGMMQSGLSRELFESWCTDKRNGVIIAGYCVEGTLAKHIMSEPEEITTMSGQKLPLKMSVDYISFSAHTDYQQTSEFIRALKPPHVILVHGEQNEMARLKAALIREYEDNDEVHIEVHNPRNTEAVTLNFRGEKLAKVMGSLADKKPEQGQRISGILVKRNFNYHILSPCDLSNYTDLAMSTVTQTQAIPYTGPFNLLSYQLQKLTGDVEEIEIQQKPALKVFKNITVIQEPGMVVLEWVANPANDMYADTVTTVILEVQSNPKIQKAAVSKISKKIDMDVYRKRMEIMLQDMFGEDCVSSKDDSVLCITVDGKTANISLDTRTVDCEPGSEDDESLREMVELAAQRLYDALSPVY, from the exons ATGGCGGCCAAGCGCAAAGCCGAGGCGCTGATCCCGGCCGAGGAGAGCGACCAGCTGCTCATCCGGCCCCT AGGTGCTGGCCAAGAAGTAGGAAGGTCATGCATCATTCTGGagtttaaaggaagaaaaataatg CTTGATTGTGGAATTcatcctgggctggaaggaatgGATGCTCTTCCATACATTGATTTGATAGATCCAGCTGAGATTGATCTCCTCCTTATTAGTCA CTTCCATTTAGATCACTGTGGGGCTTTGCCATGGTTTTTACAGAAAACAAGTTTTAAGGGAAGGACATTTATGACTCATGCCACAAAAGCTATTTACAGATGGCTTCTTTCAGACTATGTTAAAGTCAG TAACATCTCAGCAGATGACATGCTGTACACAGAAACAGACCTGGAAGAAAGCATGGACAAGATTGAGACCATCAACTTCCATGAAGTGAAAGAGGTGGCAGGAATCAAATTCTGGTGCTACCACGCAGGCCATGTTCTGGGAGCAGCTATGTTTATGATTGAAATAGCTGGTGTGAag CTGTTATATACAGGTGATTTCTCAAGGCAGGAAGACAGACACCTGATGGCAGCTGAGATTCCCAATATTAAACCCGACATTCTTATAATT gAATCCACCTATGGCACTCACATTCACGAGAAGAGGGAAGAGCGGGAGGCGAGGTTCTGCAACACCGTTCACGACATCGTCAACAGAGGGGGCCGAGGCCTCATCCCTGTGTTTGCCCTGGGCCGAGCTCAGGAACTGCTCCTAATCTTAG aTGAATACTGGCAGAATCATCCTGAACTGCATGATATCCCCATATACTATGCCTCCTCTTTGGCCAAGAAATGTATGGCAGTTTATCAGACATACGTCAATGCCATGAATGACAAAATCCGCAAGCAAATTAACATCAACaatccttttgttttcaagCATATTAGTAATCTGAAG AGTATGGATCACTTTGATGACATTGGCCCCAGTGTTGTGATGGCTTCCCCAGGTATGATGCAGAGTGGCTTATCCAGGGAGTTGTTTGAGAGCTGGTGCACAGATAAGAGAAATGGAGTCATTATCGCAGGGTACTGCGTTGAAGGAACCCTTGCCAAG caCATCATGTCTGAACCTGAAGAGATCACAACTATGTCAGGGCAAAAACTCCCACTGAAGATGTCTGTGGATtacatttccttctctgctcaCACAGATTATCAACAAACCAGTGAATTTATCCGGGCCCTGAAACCTCCACATGTG ATTTTAGTTCATGGTGAGCAGAATGAAATGGCCAGATTGAAAGCAGCATTGATACGGGAGTATGAGGATAATGATGAAGTTCATATAGAAGTTCATAATCCTAGGAATACTGAAGCTGTGACATTAaacttcagaggagaaaaactTGCCAAG gtGATGGGATCTTTAGCAGATAAGAAACCAGAGCAAGGACAGAGAATTTCTGGAATCCTagttaaaagaaattttaactATCACATCCTTTCTCCATGTGACCTTTCCA ATTACACGGACTTGGCGATGAGCACGGTGACCCAGACCCAAGCCATCCCCTACACGGGCCCTTTCAATCTGCTCTCTTACCAGCTGCAGAAACTCACTG GTGATGTAGAAGAAATAGAAATCCAACAAAAACCAGCCCTGAaggttttcaaaaatattaCGGTGATCCAGGAACCAGGCATGGTAGTCCTTGAG TGGGTGGCAAATCCTGCTAATGATATGTATGCAGACACTGTGACAACAGTGATACTGGAAGTTCAGTCAAACCCCAAAATACAGAAAG ctgccGTAAGTAAGATTTCCAAAAAAATAGATATGGATGTATATAGGAAGAGAATGGAGATCATGCTTCA GGATATGTTTGGAGAGGACTGTGTGAGTTCCAAAGATGACTCTGTGCTGTGCATCACAGTGGATGGAAAGACTGCCAACATTTCCCTGGACACTCGG ACAGTTGACTGTGAACCGGGGAGTGAAGATGACGAATCCCTTCGTGAAATGGTGGAACTGGCAGCACAGAGGCTTTATGATGCCCTCAGCCCCGTGTACTGA
- the CPSF3 gene encoding cleavage and polyadenylation specificity factor subunit 3 isoform X2 — protein sequence MPQKLFTDGFFQTMLKSGHVLGAAMFMIEIAGVKLLYTGDFSRQEDRHLMAAEIPNIKPDILIIESTYGTHIHEKREEREARFCNTVHDIVNRGGRGLIPVFALGRAQELLLILDEYWQNHPELHDIPIYYASSLAKKCMAVYQTYVNAMNDKIRKQININNPFVFKHISNLKSMDHFDDIGPSVVMASPGMMQSGLSRELFESWCTDKRNGVIIAGYCVEGTLAKHIMSEPEEITTMSGQKLPLKMSVDYISFSAHTDYQQTSEFIRALKPPHVILVHGEQNEMARLKAALIREYEDNDEVHIEVHNPRNTEAVTLNFRGEKLAKVMGSLADKKPEQGQRISGILVKRNFNYHILSPCDLSNYTDLAMSTVTQTQAIPYTGPFNLLSYQLQKLTGDVEEIEIQQKPALKVFKNITVIQEPGMVVLEWVANPANDMYADTVTTVILEVQSNPKIQKAAVSKISKKIDMDVYRKRMEIMLQDMFGEDCVSSKDDSVLCITVDGKTANISLDTRTVDCEPGSEDDESLREMVELAAQRLYDALSPVY from the exons ATGCCACAAAAGCTATTTACAGATGGCTTCTTTCAGACTATGTTAAAGTCAG GCCATGTTCTGGGAGCAGCTATGTTTATGATTGAAATAGCTGGTGTGAag CTGTTATATACAGGTGATTTCTCAAGGCAGGAAGACAGACACCTGATGGCAGCTGAGATTCCCAATATTAAACCCGACATTCTTATAATT gAATCCACCTATGGCACTCACATTCACGAGAAGAGGGAAGAGCGGGAGGCGAGGTTCTGCAACACCGTTCACGACATCGTCAACAGAGGGGGCCGAGGCCTCATCCCTGTGTTTGCCCTGGGCCGAGCTCAGGAACTGCTCCTAATCTTAG aTGAATACTGGCAGAATCATCCTGAACTGCATGATATCCCCATATACTATGCCTCCTCTTTGGCCAAGAAATGTATGGCAGTTTATCAGACATACGTCAATGCCATGAATGACAAAATCCGCAAGCAAATTAACATCAACaatccttttgttttcaagCATATTAGTAATCTGAAG AGTATGGATCACTTTGATGACATTGGCCCCAGTGTTGTGATGGCTTCCCCAGGTATGATGCAGAGTGGCTTATCCAGGGAGTTGTTTGAGAGCTGGTGCACAGATAAGAGAAATGGAGTCATTATCGCAGGGTACTGCGTTGAAGGAACCCTTGCCAAG caCATCATGTCTGAACCTGAAGAGATCACAACTATGTCAGGGCAAAAACTCCCACTGAAGATGTCTGTGGATtacatttccttctctgctcaCACAGATTATCAACAAACCAGTGAATTTATCCGGGCCCTGAAACCTCCACATGTG ATTTTAGTTCATGGTGAGCAGAATGAAATGGCCAGATTGAAAGCAGCATTGATACGGGAGTATGAGGATAATGATGAAGTTCATATAGAAGTTCATAATCCTAGGAATACTGAAGCTGTGACATTAaacttcagaggagaaaaactTGCCAAG gtGATGGGATCTTTAGCAGATAAGAAACCAGAGCAAGGACAGAGAATTTCTGGAATCCTagttaaaagaaattttaactATCACATCCTTTCTCCATGTGACCTTTCCA ATTACACGGACTTGGCGATGAGCACGGTGACCCAGACCCAAGCCATCCCCTACACGGGCCCTTTCAATCTGCTCTCTTACCAGCTGCAGAAACTCACTG GTGATGTAGAAGAAATAGAAATCCAACAAAAACCAGCCCTGAaggttttcaaaaatattaCGGTGATCCAGGAACCAGGCATGGTAGTCCTTGAG TGGGTGGCAAATCCTGCTAATGATATGTATGCAGACACTGTGACAACAGTGATACTGGAAGTTCAGTCAAACCCCAAAATACAGAAAG ctgccGTAAGTAAGATTTCCAAAAAAATAGATATGGATGTATATAGGAAGAGAATGGAGATCATGCTTCA GGATATGTTTGGAGAGGACTGTGTGAGTTCCAAAGATGACTCTGTGCTGTGCATCACAGTGGATGGAAAGACTGCCAACATTTCCCTGGACACTCGG ACAGTTGACTGTGAACCGGGGAGTGAAGATGACGAATCCCTTCGTGAAATGGTGGAACTGGCAGCACAGAGGCTTTATGATGCCCTCAGCCCCGTGTACTGA
- the ITGB1BP1 gene encoding integrin beta-1-binding protein 1 isoform X2, with amino-acid sequence MFRKGKKRHSSSSSQSSEISTKSKSVDSSLGGLSRSSTVASLDTDSTKSSGQSNSNSDTCAEFRVKYVGAIEKLKYNESKSLEGPLDLINYIDVAQQDGKLPFVPGEEEFIMGVSKYGIKVSTSDQYDVLHRHALYLIVRMVCYDDGLGAGKSLLALKTTDAASEECSLWVYQCSSLEQAQAICKVLSTAFDSVLMSEKS; translated from the exons AtgtttagaaaaggaaaaaagcgacacagcagcagcagctcacaaaGCAGTGAAATCAGCACTAAAAGCAAG tctGTAGATTCCAGTCTTGGGGGACTTTCCAGGTCTAGTACTGTGGCCAGCCTAGATACAGACTCCACAAAAAGTTCAG GACAAAGCAATAGTAATTCTGATACATGTGCAGAATTCAGAGTTAAATATGTTGGTGCCATTGAAAAATTGAAATACAATGAGAGCAAAAGTCTTGAAGGGCCACTGGACTTGATAAATTACATAGATGTTGCACAG CAAGATGGAAAGTTACCTTTTGTTCCAGGTGAAGAGGAGTTTATTATGGGAGTTTCCAAGTATGGCATTAAAGTTTCCACATCTGATCAGTAT GATGTGTTACATAGGCATGCTCTCTATTTGATTGTAAGGATGGTGTGCTATGATGATGGTCTGGGAGCAGGAAAAAGTTTACTGGCTTTGAAGACAACAGATGCAGCCTCTGAAGAATGCAGCCTCTGGGTATATCAGTGCAGTAGTTTG GAACAAGCACAAGCCATTTGCAAAGTGTTGTCTACGGCCTTTGACTCAGTTTTAATGTCGGAGAAGTCCTGA
- the ITGB1BP1 gene encoding integrin beta-1-binding protein 1 isoform X1 — translation MFRKGKKRHSSSSSQSSEISTKSKSVDSSLGGLSRSSTVASLDTDSTKSSGQSNSNSDTCAEFRVKYVGAIEKLKYNESKSLEGPLDLINYIDVAQDFVCFPPKQDGKLPFVPGEEEFIMGVSKYGIKVSTSDQYDVLHRHALYLIVRMVCYDDGLGAGKSLLALKTTDAASEECSLWVYQCSSLEQAQAICKVLSTAFDSVLMSEKS, via the exons AtgtttagaaaaggaaaaaagcgacacagcagcagcagctcacaaaGCAGTGAAATCAGCACTAAAAGCAAG tctGTAGATTCCAGTCTTGGGGGACTTTCCAGGTCTAGTACTGTGGCCAGCCTAGATACAGACTCCACAAAAAGTTCAG GACAAAGCAATAGTAATTCTGATACATGTGCAGAATTCAGAGTTAAATATGTTGGTGCCATTGAAAAATTGAAATACAATGAGAGCAAAAGTCTTGAAGGGCCACTGGACTTGATAAATTACATAGATGTTGCACAG gattttgtttgtttccctcCAAAGCAAGATGGAAAGTTACCTTTTGTTCCAGGTGAAGAGGAGTTTATTATGGGAGTTTCCAAGTATGGCATTAAAGTTTCCACATCTGATCAGTAT GATGTGTTACATAGGCATGCTCTCTATTTGATTGTAAGGATGGTGTGCTATGATGATGGTCTGGGAGCAGGAAAAAGTTTACTGGCTTTGAAGACAACAGATGCAGCCTCTGAAGAATGCAGCCTCTGGGTATATCAGTGCAGTAGTTTG GAACAAGCACAAGCCATTTGCAAAGTGTTGTCTACGGCCTTTGACTCAGTTTTAATGTCGGAGAAGTCCTGA
- the ITGB1BP1 gene encoding integrin beta-1-binding protein 1 isoform X3 produces the protein MFRKGKKRHSSSSSQSSEISTKSKSVDSSLGGLSRSSTVASLDTDSTKSSGEEEFIMGVSKYGIKVSTSDQYDVLHRHALYLIVRMVCYDDGLGAGKSLLALKTTDAASEECSLWVYQCSSLEQAQAICKVLSTAFDSVLMSEKS, from the exons AtgtttagaaaaggaaaaaagcgacacagcagcagcagctcacaaaGCAGTGAAATCAGCACTAAAAGCAAG tctGTAGATTCCAGTCTTGGGGGACTTTCCAGGTCTAGTACTGTGGCCAGCCTAGATACAGACTCCACAAAAAGTTCAG GTGAAGAGGAGTTTATTATGGGAGTTTCCAAGTATGGCATTAAAGTTTCCACATCTGATCAGTAT GATGTGTTACATAGGCATGCTCTCTATTTGATTGTAAGGATGGTGTGCTATGATGATGGTCTGGGAGCAGGAAAAAGTTTACTGGCTTTGAAGACAACAGATGCAGCCTCTGAAGAATGCAGCCTCTGGGTATATCAGTGCAGTAGTTTG GAACAAGCACAAGCCATTTGCAAAGTGTTGTCTACGGCCTTTGACTCAGTTTTAATGTCGGAGAAGTCCTGA
- the ITGB1BP1 gene encoding integrin beta-1-binding protein 1 isoform X4, with protein MGVSKYGIKVSTSDQYDVLHRHALYLIVRMVCYDDGLGAGKSLLALKTTDAASEECSLWVYQCSSLEQAQAICKVLSTAFDSVLMSEKS; from the exons ATGGGAGTTTCCAAGTATGGCATTAAAGTTTCCACATCTGATCAGTAT GATGTGTTACATAGGCATGCTCTCTATTTGATTGTAAGGATGGTGTGCTATGATGATGGTCTGGGAGCAGGAAAAAGTTTACTGGCTTTGAAGACAACAGATGCAGCCTCTGAAGAATGCAGCCTCTGGGTATATCAGTGCAGTAGTTTG GAACAAGCACAAGCCATTTGCAAAGTGTTGTCTACGGCCTTTGACTCAGTTTTAATGTCGGAGAAGTCCTGA